ACAGGTGCTCCTAGTCCGGTTCTACGTGTTCGGCTGATCTTTTTCCTAGTTATCATTGCCTATTTCATGGACATTATCGACGCGTCGATAGTCACGGTTGCCTTGCCGTCCATCCGCGTCGAGTTCGCTGCCTCGATTGCGGACAGCCAGTGGATCTACGGGGCATACGCGATCACACTCGCGGGCTTCCTACTGTTAATGGGACGGGCCGGGGACATTTACGGGCAGAAGAAAATCTTCGTCTCCGGACTAGTCATATTCACAATCGCATCGTTCACAGGCGGGATTGCCCCATCCCTAATTTCCCTGATCATTTCAAGATCCGTTCAAGGGATTGGCGCTGCAATGACGACAGTAACCGCCTTTGCCATCTTCATCAGAATCTTCCCTGAAGGTCCTGATAGGAACAAGGCCCTCGGGTACATAGTCGCCGTCCTCGCCGGAGGATTCGCAGCCGGTGCCGTCATCGGCGGAGTACTGACAACGTTTGTGGGCTGGAGATGGGTGATGTTCATCAACGTCCCGATAGGAATCGTCGCTGCGATACTCTGCCAGAGAACCTTTCCCGCAGGAGGAGGCTACGTGCAGAACCGGCACCTAGACATTCCAGGCGCAC
This window of the Candidatus Bathyarchaeia archaeon genome carries:
- a CDS encoding MFS transporter, which produces MSQLSTGAPSPVLRVRLIFFLVIIAYFMDIIDASIVTVALPSIRVEFAASIADSQWIYGAYAITLAGFLLLMGRAGDIYGQKKIFVSGLVIFTIASFTGGIAPSLISLIISRSVQGIGAAMTTVTAFAIFIRIFPEGPDRNKALGYIVAVLAGGFAAGAVIGGVLTTFVGWRWVMFINVPIGIVAAILCQRTFPAGGGYVQNRHLDIPGALSVTSGIILLIFGLTNAADPGQGFTSALTYIPLIASVLVLGLFLRIESRSASPLMPLSFIRRGSVLTANVLALVLTSVVGGVGFIIPVYFQN